TCGTCGAGCCAGCGGGCCACGTCGTCCAGGCCGGGGATGTCGGGCCCCGGGTAGCCGTCGAGCGCGCTGTAGGAGTCGAGTTCGGACAGCCAGCGGCCGACCTGCCGCTCCAGGAAGCCTTCGGGCTTGCCGAAGTCGTGGAGGCCGACGGCCTGGTAGTCGACCGCGCCGAGCGCCGACAACGCACGCGCCGCGTTCAGCCCCATCTCGCGCTGGACGGACTTGTCCGAGGCGTGGAGCTCGGGGAGCGTCACCGTGGCGTTGAAGCCCTCGACCGGCGTCATCAGGTAGAACACCGCGCCGTTCATGACGGACTCGTCCGGGCAGGCCGCGATGAGGCGCGGCGCGGGGACGCCGGTGCCGTCCAGGGCCGCCAGCACGCGGGCCTCCCGCCGCAGGACGTCGTTCGTCCTGGCGCGCAGGTGCGTGGGGCCGCGCCGCAGCACGTAGTCGCGGCCGCCGCGGCGGAACCGGATCAACGTGTTCTGCGTGCCCCCGGCGAGCGTCTCGACGTGCTCGAACGGGCCGCCCGGCAGGCCCTGGGCGTCCATCCACCCGGCCAGGACGTCGAAGTCGACGAGCGCGCGATCGATCTGCTCAGGCTGCACTGGCGGTCCCTTCCCGGACGCGGGGTCACCTGCCGACACGAGACATCGGAGAGTAACAGTCATGCACTTGCATTACTCGATGAGGTGCCTGCATTATCCGGGGAAGCGACGCAGGAGGTTGCGCCATGGCATGGGACTTCGAGACCGACCCCGCCTACCAGGAGCTGCTCGACTGGGCGGACGACTTCGTGCGGAACGAGGTCGAGCCGCTCGACCTCGTCCTCGGCGACCCGTACGACAAGACCGATCCCCGCTACAAGGAGCTGGTGCGCCCCCTCCAGGACCGGGTGCGCGAGAAGGGCCTGTGGGCCTGCCACCTCGGCCCGGAGCTCGGCGGCCAGGGATACGGGCAGGTGAAGCTGGCGCTGCTCAACGAGATCCTGGGCCGCTCCCGCTGGGCGCCCTCGGTCTTCGGCTGCCAGGCGCCCGACTCGGGCAACGCGGAGATCATCGCTCACTTCGGGACGCCCTCGCAGAAGGAGCGCTACCTGCGCCCCCTCCTCGACGGGGAGATCTCCTCCTCGTACTCGATGACCGAGCCGCACGCCGGCGCCGACCCGACCCTGTTCACCACGCGGGCGGTCCGCGACGGGGACGGCTGGGTCATCAACGGGGAGAAGTGGTTCACCTCCAACGCCCGGCACGCCACGTTCCTGATCGTGATGGCGGTGACGAACCCCGACGTGTCGGCGTACGAGGGCATGTCGATGTTCATCGTCCCGGCGGACGCGCCCGGCCTGGTCACTGTCCGCAACGTCGGCGTGGGCGGTGAGCGCGAGGGCTCCCACGGCTACCTGCGCTACGAGAACGTCCGGGTGCCCGCCGAGAACCTCCTGGGCGAGGAGGGCGGCGCCTTCGCCATCGCCCAGACCCGTCTCGGCGGCGGCCGCATCCACCACGCCATGCGCACGATCGCGCAGGTCCGCAAGGCGTTCGACATGATGCTCGAGCGCGCGGTCTCCCGCCAGACCCGCTACGGCCCGCTCGCCAAGATGCAGATGACCCGGGAGAAGATCGCCGACAGCTGGATCGAGATCGAGCAGTTCCGCCTGCTGGTCCTGCGCACCGCCTGGCTGATCGACAAGCACAAGGACTACAAGAAGGTCCGCAAGGACATCGCCGCGGTCAAGGCCGTGATGCCGAAGGTCTACCACGACGTCGTCCAGCGCGCGATGCACCTGCACGGCGCCCTCGGGGTGTCGAACGAGATGCCGTTCGCCGCCATGATGATGGGGGCGCAGGCGATGGCGATCGCCGACGGCCCCACCGAGGTCCACAAGATCACCCTCGCGCGGCAGCTGCTGCGCGACGTCGAGCCCGTCGAGGGCCTGTGGCCGTCCGGCCACCTGCCCACCCGCCGGGAGGCGGCCCGCGAGCGCTTCGCCGAGGCACTGGAGCACGCGATCGGAAATGAGTGACACCCGCGAGCGGCTGCTGGACGCCGCCGAGGCCCTCTACGCCGCCCGCGGCGTGGACGGCGTCAGCCTCCGGGAGATCGTCCAGGAGGCCGGCGCCCGCAACGCCACGGCCGTCCAGTACCACTTCGGCGACCGCGCCGGGATCGTCCGGGCGATCCTGGCGCGGCACGCCCCCGAGGTGGAGGCCCGGAGGCACGCCCTGCTCGACGCCTACGAGGACGGCGAGCAGGGCGTCCGCCCCCTGGCCGCGGCGCTCGTCCGCCCGATGGCGGCCCGGCTCGCCGACGAGTCGGGCCGCGCCTACCTCCAGATCTGGGCGGACGTCGTCAACCGCCCGAACCCGATCATCCCGGTGGCCGTCCTGGACGATCCCACGGACAGCCTGTGCCGCTGGCGCAAGCTCGTCGAACCGCTCCTCGGGGAGGACGCGGCCCGGCTGCACCGCCGTTTCACCGCCATCCTGTACGCCTCGATCGAGCTGGCCCGCCGCGCCCGCTCGGGTCCCCGCACCGACGACCGGCTGTTCACCAGTTACCTGATCGACGTCGTGGCCGCGATCCTCGGCGCGCCCGTGTCGCCCGAGACGCGCCGCCTGGCCGCCGAGCGCGACGCCGCCCGCCGCTGAGGCGGCGCCCGGCGGCCGCGCTCGGCGCCAGGTGGCCTTCGTCCCACGCCACGTTCGCCGCGCGCGCTCTCAGGTCGCATTCGTCCCAGGTCACATTCGTCCAAGACGGGCCGATCGTCGCCTCCCAGACTGGGCATGTCACTCATGACCAGGGAGGACGAGATGACGAGCGAGATCCGCAGGACCTTCTATCCGCTGATCACCTGTGCCGACACGGACA
The sequence above is drawn from the Actinomadura hallensis genome and encodes:
- a CDS encoding phosphotransferase family protein; this encodes MQPEQIDRALVDFDVLAGWMDAQGLPGGPFEHVETLAGGTQNTLIRFRRGGRDYVLRRGPTHLRARTNDVLRREARVLAALDGTGVPAPRLIAACPDESVMNGAVFYLMTPVEGFNATVTLPELHASDKSVQREMGLNAARALSALGAVDYQAVGLHDFGKPEGFLERQVGRWLSELDSYSALDGYPGPDIPGLDDVARWLDEHRPATWRPGILHGDYHLANLMYSYDGPEVAAIVDWEMCTIGDPLLDLGWLLATWPDPADQSTSLAGPLGAAGGLPPADELVTAYAERTEAVAGRDLESITWYAVLACFKLGIVLEGTNARAYAGKAPRETGDMLHSITLGLFRRAQEYIGA
- a CDS encoding acyl-CoA dehydrogenase family protein, encoding MAWDFETDPAYQELLDWADDFVRNEVEPLDLVLGDPYDKTDPRYKELVRPLQDRVREKGLWACHLGPELGGQGYGQVKLALLNEILGRSRWAPSVFGCQAPDSGNAEIIAHFGTPSQKERYLRPLLDGEISSSYSMTEPHAGADPTLFTTRAVRDGDGWVINGEKWFTSNARHATFLIVMAVTNPDVSAYEGMSMFIVPADAPGLVTVRNVGVGGEREGSHGYLRYENVRVPAENLLGEEGGAFAIAQTRLGGGRIHHAMRTIAQVRKAFDMMLERAVSRQTRYGPLAKMQMTREKIADSWIEIEQFRLLVLRTAWLIDKHKDYKKVRKDIAAVKAVMPKVYHDVVQRAMHLHGALGVSNEMPFAAMMMGAQAMAIADGPTEVHKITLARQLLRDVEPVEGLWPSGHLPTRREAARERFAEALEHAIGNE
- a CDS encoding TetR/AcrR family transcriptional regulator — its product is MSDTRERLLDAAEALYAARGVDGVSLREIVQEAGARNATAVQYHFGDRAGIVRAILARHAPEVEARRHALLDAYEDGEQGVRPLAAALVRPMAARLADESGRAYLQIWADVVNRPNPIIPVAVLDDPTDSLCRWRKLVEPLLGEDAARLHRRFTAILYASIELARRARSGPRTDDRLFTSYLIDVVAAILGAPVSPETRRLAAERDAARR